TCGATGCGGGCCGCGAAGCAGGCATCGGAGGAGCTGCGGAAGCGGATCGAGCAGCCGATCCTCTGCCAGGGCGACGACGCCACCGGGCAGCTGGTGAAGAAGTTCGCCGAGGACGTCGAGACCTGCTTGTTCGGCACGCTGTCGCTGTGGCAGGGGGTGGACGTTCCGGGTCCGTCACTGCAGCTCGTGGTGATGGACCGCATCCCGTTCCCGCGCCCCGACGACCCGCTGGCGTCGGCGCGGCAGAAGGCGGTCTCGGCGCGCGGCGGCAACGGCTTCATGACCGTGGCGGGTACACACGCGGCGCTCCTTCTGGCACAGGGCGCGGGCAGGCTGCTGCGGTCCAACGACGACAAGGGCGTGATCGCGGTCCTGGACCCGCGGCTGATGACCGCCCGCTACGGCAGCTTCCTCCGCGCGTCGCTGCCGCCCTTCTGGACGACGACCGACCCCGCCGTGGTGCGCAGCGCCCTGGAGCGCATCAACACCTGAGCGGGGTCAGGCGGGCCACTGGGTGACCACGGTGATCGTGCCGGGGTCGACCTCGGTGAAGCCCGCGTCGCGGACGGCAACCACGCGCTTCGTCTTCCAGGCCAAGCCCGGGTCGTCGCCGGGGTGCAGGTCGCGCCAGCGGGCCTGATCGGCCTTCCGGACGGCGCACGGGAACCCGGCATCGGCCCAGTCCGCGAGGTCGGCATCGCGCCCATCGGCGTGCAGGAGCGCGGCCAGCAACATGGTGGCGTGGCCGACCTGAGCCGCCGCCTTGCCCACGGTCATCGCCGCGTCCGGGTTGAGCCACAGCACCGGGACGTCCGCCGGTGGCGCGAGCGGCTGCTCGTCCTCCGGGAGTTCGCTGCCGGAGATCTGGAGGCGGCCCAGCACCCGCGGGGTCTCCACGACCAGGCCGGGCACCAGCGAGCGCACCTCCGCACCGCCGTGCGCCACCGTGATGCCCGCCATGTCCTGCACAGCGGTCCAGTGCGCTCCCCTGGCGCGGCGGGACACCTTGCGGATGCGACCGCACATCCACGCGTGGACCTCGTCGTGCCACGGCTGCCCGGGCGCGGCCAGCGGGTCCAGGCAGACCGCGATCGCCGACGAGGCCGCCGCCGCGAGCAGGGCGTTCCTCGGCGGCGGGTCGGCCTTCTCGATGCGCAGCACCATGGGCATCGCCCGCACCAGCTCCGGCACCTCGTCGGAAGTGTCCACAGTGGAGGCCGAAGGGAGGCGCAGCCAGGAGACGTAGCGGTCGGCGAGCGGGTCCAGGATCGAGGCGGTGGCCAGCACGCGGCTAGTCAATCACCCGATCTCGATGCGGTCGGCGGGCAGGCCGTCCGCCGCGTCCGCGGCCTCCACCTCGGCCCGGGTCACGCCGAGCACGAACAGCACCGCGTCCAGGAAGGGCAGCGAGAGCGCGGTGTCGGCCACCTTGCGCAGCGCGGGCTTGGCGTTGAAGGCCACCCCGAGGCCCGCCGTGGAGAGCATGTCGATGTCGTTGGCGCCGTCGCCGACCGCGACGCACTGCGCGAGCGGGATCTCGTACTCGCCGGCGAAGCGGCGCAGCGCCTCGGCCTTGCCCGCGCGGTCGACGACCTCGCCGATGACCCGCCCGGTCAGCACACCGTCGACCACCTCGAGGTCGTTGGCCGCGCAGAAGTCCAGGTCCAGGTCCTCGGCGAGACGGAGCACGACCTGGGTGAAACCGCCGGAGACCACACCGCAGCGGAAGCCGAGCCGCTTGAGCGTGCGCACCGTGGTCCGCGCGCCGGGGGTCAGCTCCAGGGCGTCGGCCACCTCGTCGAGAGCCTTCTCCGGCAGGCCCTTCAGCAGCGCCACGCGCCGCTCCAGCGACTGGCCGAAGTCCAGCTCGCCGCGCATGGCGGCCTCGGTGATCTCGCGGACCTCGTCCTCGTGGCCAGCCTTCGCCGCCAGCATCTCGATCACCTCACCCTGGATCAGGGTGGAGTCCACGTCGAAGACCACCAGGCGCTTGGCCCTGCGGGACAGCCCGGACTGCTCGACGGCGATGTCCACGCCGATGCGGGCGGAGAGCTCGACCATGGCGGCGCGCAGCTCGGCGTCGCCCTGCGGCGTCTGGTCCGCCGTGGTCACCGACAGCTCGAGGCCGGTGACCGGGTAGTCGGCGACGCGGCGGATCGAGTCGATGTTGGTCTCCAACGCGGCGAGCTTGCGGGAGACCTCGGTGAAGGCGCGCGCGGTCACCGGGCGGCCCATGACGATCAGGTGGTGGGTGGAGCCCAGCTGTGCGGTGGGCACGGCCGCGCCGACCTCGACGTCGACGTGCATCCCCACAGTGGCCATGGCCTGCTCGACCATCTCGTGCAGTCCCTCAGGGTCGTGATCGGTGGAGACCAGGACACCGAGCACCAGCTTGCCGCGGATCACCACCTGCTCGACGTCGAGCACCTCGACGCCGTGCCTGGTCAGGGCGGCGAACAGGACGGAGGTCACGCCCGGCTTGTCCGGGCCGGTCACGGTCATCAGCACGGGGGTCGCGTTCGGGCCGGTCACGGTGTCCAACTCCTCGCCACTGCGGGCATCACTCGGGGGCATCACTGGGGGCATCTGCCTGGGAGAACGCGAACGAGCCCCCAGGCATCACTGCCCAGGGGCTCGTCGTCGAGCGCTACTGCGGGTACTGCCTACTTGGCCTTGGGGTCGCCCTTGGTCTCATCATCCGGCTGCACCGCGGCGGCCGCCACCTCGGACGGGGCGGCGTGCTGCTTGCCGTGCCTGCCGCCGATGTGCGCCTCGGCGCGGAACCGCTCCACCATGTGCGGGTAGTGCAGCTCGAACGCCGGGCGCTCGGAGCGGATCCGGGGCAGCTCGGTGAAGTTGTGCCGGGGCGGCGGGCAGGACGTGGCCCACTCCAGGGAGTTGCCGTAGCCCCACGGGTCGTCCACGGTCACGACCTCGCCGTAGCGGTAGCTCTTGAAGGCGTTCCACAGGAACGGCAGCATCGACGCGCCGAGGATGTAGGCGCCGATGGTGGAGATCATGTTCAGCGTGGTGAACCCGTCGGTCGGGATGTAGTCCGCGTACCGGCGCGGCATGCCCTCGTTGCCCAGCCAGTGCTGCACCAGGAACGTCAGGTGGAAGCCGATGAACGTGGTCCAGAAGTGCAGCTTGCCCAGCGGCTCGTCCATCATCCGGCCGGTCATCTTCGGGAACCAGAAGTAGATGCCCGCGAAGGTGGCGAAGGCGATGGTGCCGTAGAGCACGTAGTGGAAGTGCGCCACCACGAAGTAGCTGTCCGAGACGTGGAAGTCGATCGCCGGGGCGGCCAGCAGGACGCCGGAAAGGCCACCGAAGAGGAACGTCACGATGAAGCCGATGCTGAAGAGCATGGGCGTCTCGAACGTGAGCTGCCCCTTCCACATCGTGCCGATCCAGTTGAAGAACTTCACCCCGGTCGGGACGGCGATGAGGAAGGTCATGAAGGCGAAGAACGGCAGCAGCACGGCGCCGGTCGCGTACATGTGGTGCGCCCAGACCGCGACGGACAGCGCCGCGATGCCCAGGGTCGCCCAGACGAGGCCCTTGTAGCCGAAGATCGGCTTGCGGCTGAACACCGGGAAGATCTCGGAGACGATGCCGAAGAACGGCAGCGCCACGATGTAGACCTCGGGGTGGCCGAAGAACCAGAACAGGTGCTGCCAGAGGATCACGCCGCCGTTGGCCGGGTCGAACACGTGCGCGCCCAGGTGGCGGTCGGCCAGCAGACCGAGCAGCGCGGCGGTCAGGATCGGGAACGCGATGAGCACCAGGAGGCTGGTGATCAGGATGTTCCAGGTGAAGATCGGCATCCGGTACATGGTCATGCCCGGCGCGCGCAGGCAGATCACCGTAGTGATCATGTTGACCGCGCCGAGGATGGTGCCCAGACCACCGACCACCAGACCGGAGATCCACAGGTCCGCGCCGACACCGGGCGAGTGGATCGCGTCCGACAGCGGGGTGTAGGCGAACCAGCCGAAGTCGGCGGCGCCACCGGGGGTGATGAAGCCCGCCATCACGATGAGGCCACCGAAGAGGTAGAGCCAGTACGAGAAGGCGTTGAGGCGCGGGAACGCCACGTCGGGCGAGCCGATCTGCAGCGGCATGATGAAGTTGGCGAAGCCGAAGACGATCGGCGTCGCGTACAGCAGCAGCATAACCGTGCCGTGCATGGTGAACAGCTGGTTGTACTGCTCCTGCGAGAGCACCTGCATGCCAGGCACGGCGAGCTCGGTCCGCATCAGCATCGCCATGACGCCGCCGACCAGGAAGAACGCCATCGCCGTGACGATGTACATGATCCCGATTTGCTTGTGATCCGTCGTGCTGAACATCCGCAGCAGGAACGAACCCTTGACCGAGTCACGCGTCGGATAAGGACGCGTGGCGATCGGCTGGGGGGCTACGGCCGTCACGATGCCTCCTGAGCTGTACTTCGCCTCGACGCCCGGCATACGTAGCCTGCCCGGACATCCGAGGGGATCGTAGACCGCGCGCCCGGGAGCGGCGCGGTTGGGCCGCTCGCAGGGCGGGCGACGTCGGCCAGGTCACAACCGGCGCCCGTCGGAGGGTGCGCGGCGGGGCGGGACTGGCGGCGGGCGGCGGGCGCCGCTCGGCGACGAACGCTATCGAGACTCCTATCGACGATTGACCCGTTCGGCCGCACTGGATCAGCATCCGGAGCCATCCCAGCCGCCGCTCCTTCACCTGAGGGCTCCTCCATGGCATTCCCCGCCGCGTTCCGCCGCCTGCTCGCGCTGCCACTCGTGATCGCCGCACTCGCCGCGGCCACGACAACGGCGACAGCGAAGCCCGCCAAGGCGGGGCCTTTCCAGCGCTACGTCTCGCTCGGGGACTCCTTCGTCTCCGGGGCCTACATCCCGCACCCGCGCCCGGAGTCGCGCGGCTGCCTGCGCACCACCGGCAACTACCCGACCGTGCTGGCCACCAAGCTCGGGGTGCAGGACTTCGCCGACGCCAGCTGCATCGGCGCTTTCACCCACCACATGACCACGCGGCAGGACGAGCCGTCGTGGGACATCGACAACCCGCCGCAGTTCGACCGGCTCACCCCGGACACGGACCTGGTGACGATCACCACCGGCGGCATCAACATCGGCTTCATGCAGCTGGCGATCGACTGCGCGCTGGCCAGCTTCGGCGACCCGCTCGGGACCCCGTGCAGGAAGAAGCACACCGTGGACGGTGTCGAGCAGATCGCCAAGCGCATCGAGACCGCCGCGCCCAAGGTCAGGGAGGTGCTCGCGGAGTTGAAGCGGCGCGCGCCCAAGGCGAAGGTGGTCATGGTCGGCTACCCGCGCCTGGTCCCGCCGTCCATCGGCTGCTTCCCGACCGTGCCGATCGCTTTCGGCGACGTCGAGTACCTGGACGGGCTCCAGCGGAAGCTGAACACCACGCTCGCCGCGCAGGCCGCCGCCAACGGCGTGCCGTTCGTGGACGTCTACAAGGCCAGCGAGGGCCGCGACGCCTGCCAGGCTCCGGACGTCCGGTGGATCGAGGGCGTCATCCCCAGCTCACCCACCGCACCCGCCCACCCCAACGCGGCGGGCATGAAGGCCGTCGCGGACCTCGTGCACAAGGCGGTCCTGGCCAAGGACTGACGACTCATTTCGCGCAGCTCCTCGGCAGGTCGGCCCGCCCGGCCTCGCCGAGGAACCGGCACAGGGTCGTCACGGCGCGTTCCGGCCGCAGCTCCCACACGATGACCTCGCCGTCCCAGCCCCCGGTGGCCAGCGCCGCGCTATCGGGCCGCCACGCGAGCGCGTCGACGGTGTTTCGGTGCCCACGCAGGCTGGTGATGAGCCGACCGCTCGCGACCTCCGACACCAGCACCTCGCCCGTGCTGTGCCCGGTTGCGACGAGTCGGCCATCCGGGGAGAACGCGAGGGAGTCGGTCAGGCTCCGCCCTGCCGCCACCCGTCCCCTGGAAGCGCCCGTCGTGGTGTCCCACAACGTCACCGCGTTGTGCTCCGAGTGGGCGAGTGCGGTGCCGTCCTGGGAGAACCAGATCGCGCCGCCGCCCTTGGTGTCGTGGTCGTTCAGCTGCCTCGGCACCGGTGTCCCGTCGACGTTGGCCAGTTTGAGCCCGTCCTCGGCGTTCCACGCGAGCCGCCTGCCGTCGGGGCTCAGCGCGAAGGTGAAGGTGGCACCGGGGACGGTGGTGACGACTCGCCGGTCGGCGAGGTCCCACACGGTGACCGAGTCGTCGTGCGCGGCGGCCAGCCTGCTGCCGTCCGCGCTGACCGCGACGCGGCGGAAGCCCGTGCTCGTCGGCGCCGACAGCGAGCCGACCGCTCGCCCGGTCGCCGGGTCGACCAGCGAGATCTTGTTCCCCGCGGGCACGACCACCACGCGCTGGTCCGGGCTGAGCAGTGGTTGGAGGCTGCTGATGACCAGGGCGAAGGCCGACTGCTGTGCCGGCGTCAGCCGGGCGGGCTCGGCGAACTCGACTCGGCTCGGGTCCACCGGCCGGCCAGGAGACCAGGTGAGCAGCCGCTCATTCCCGGCGGAGAGCACCGTGCCGTCCGCTCGAACCCCGAGCGAGGCCTCGCCCAGCCTGTCCTGGCCGAGCAGGGGGAGCCGGTCCGCGCGGAGGAACACCACCGAGTCGTGGACGACCACGCCGATGACTCCCCCGGATCCGGAGAAGATCCGCCAGATCCCCGAATCCCGCGGGAGCGGCATCCTGACCAGCTCCCGCAGGTCGTCGGTGCGCCACAGGGCGACAGTGCCGTTGTCACCGCTGGTGGCCAGCATCCCGCCGCCCGAGAAGAACGCCAGGTGGCCGATGCCGCCGCGCATCGGGGTGCCGGCCGACCGCACTTGTCCACTGCGGACGTCCCAGTGCAGCAGCTGTCCGTCCTTGGCGCCCACTGCGACGCCGACGCCGTCCTCAGCGGGCTCGATGCCGAACAGCGGCCCCTTGTCCAGCTTGACCTCCGCGAGCTTCCCGCCCGTGCGCGCGTCCCACTTCGCCGCACGTCCGGTGTGATCCGCGGTGAACAACGCCTGACCGTCCCTGGAGAACGCCACGTGGACGTGGTCGGCCGAGACGTCCTGCAGCAGCGTGTGCAGCAGCTGGCGCCCGTCCACGCGCCACACCGCGACCCCGGCCGCGTCCTTGCCCCTGGTGATCATCAGGTCACCGCCGGAGCTGAGGAGCAGGGGCTTTCCCGTGATCGGCCCGGTGACGTTGGCGACGAGCGCCCCACTGCCCACGGCCCAGGTGACTGCCCTTCCCTCGGCATCGACGGCGATGACGCGCGCTCCGTCACGGCTGAACGCGACGGCGTTCACGTCCAGGAGCTGGCCCTCCACCACCAAGGTGAGGCGCTTCGCCAACGTTCGCGTGTCCCATACCGCCACCCCGTAGCCATCAGCGATGGCGAACAGGGAACCGTCCGGGCTGAAGGCTCCGGCCGGCTCGTTCCTCATGTCTCGCGGGATCAGGCCGTGGTTGGCTTGGTACGAGGCAAGGCTGAGCAAGACGCTGCGCGCTTCCTCGGTCCGGGCCGTGGCGTGCGCGTCCAGGGCCTTGCGCATCGCGGCGAGGGGATCGCGGGCCGCCACCGCGTTCGCCTCGGCGGCGAGCTGGCGGGACAGCGCGAGCTGTTGCAGGTCGATCGCGTCCTGCCGCTGTTTGAGCACGATCAGCCCGGCGACCACGGCCACCACCAGTGCGATGGCGAGCCCGGCCACCAACTGGCGGAGTTGTCGCGTCCTGCGTGCTTGGAGACCGAGTTCGGCCTGTTCGGTGG
The window above is part of the Allokutzneria albata genome. Proteins encoded here:
- a CDS encoding peptidyl-tRNA hydrolase; translated protein: MLATASILDPLADRYVSWLRLPSASTVDTSDEVPELVRAMPMVLRIEKADPPPRNALLAAAASSAIAVCLDPLAAPGQPWHDEVHAWMCGRIRKVSRRARGAHWTAVQDMAGITVAHGGAEVRSLVPGLVVETPRVLGRLQISGSELPEDEQPLAPPADVPVLWLNPDAAMTVGKAAAQVGHATMLLAALLHADGRDADLADWADAGFPCAVRKADQARWRDLHPGDDPGLAWKTKRVVAVRDAGFTEVDPGTITVVTQWPA
- the serB gene encoding phosphoserine phosphatase SerB — its product is MPPSDARSGEELDTVTGPNATPVLMTVTGPDKPGVTSVLFAALTRHGVEVLDVEQVVIRGKLVLGVLVSTDHDPEGLHEMVEQAMATVGMHVDVEVGAAVPTAQLGSTHHLIVMGRPVTARAFTEVSRKLAALETNIDSIRRVADYPVTGLELSVTTADQTPQGDAELRAAMVELSARIGVDIAVEQSGLSRRAKRLVVFDVDSTLIQGEVIEMLAAKAGHEDEVREITEAAMRGELDFGQSLERRVALLKGLPEKALDEVADALELTPGARTTVRTLKRLGFRCGVVSGGFTQVVLRLAEDLDLDFCAANDLEVVDGVLTGRVIGEVVDRAGKAEALRRFAGEYEIPLAQCVAVGDGANDIDMLSTAGLGVAFNAKPALRKVADTALSLPFLDAVLFVLGVTRAEVEAADAADGLPADRIEIG
- the ctaD gene encoding aa3-type cytochrome oxidase subunit I → MTAVAPQPIATRPYPTRDSVKGSFLLRMFSTTDHKQIGIMYIVTAMAFFLVGGVMAMLMRTELAVPGMQVLSQEQYNQLFTMHGTVMLLLYATPIVFGFANFIMPLQIGSPDVAFPRLNAFSYWLYLFGGLIVMAGFITPGGAADFGWFAYTPLSDAIHSPGVGADLWISGLVVGGLGTILGAVNMITTVICLRAPGMTMYRMPIFTWNILITSLLVLIAFPILTAALLGLLADRHLGAHVFDPANGGVILWQHLFWFFGHPEVYIVALPFFGIVSEIFPVFSRKPIFGYKGLVWATLGIAALSVAVWAHHMYATGAVLLPFFAFMTFLIAVPTGVKFFNWIGTMWKGQLTFETPMLFSIGFIVTFLFGGLSGVLLAAPAIDFHVSDSYFVVAHFHYVLYGTIAFATFAGIYFWFPKMTGRMMDEPLGKLHFWTTFIGFHLTFLVQHWLGNEGMPRRYADYIPTDGFTTLNMISTIGAYILGASMLPFLWNAFKSYRYGEVVTVDDPWGYGNSLEWATSCPPPRHNFTELPRIRSERPAFELHYPHMVERFRAEAHIGGRHGKQHAAPSEVAAAAVQPDDETKGDPKAK
- a CDS encoding SGNH/GDSL hydrolase family protein; amino-acid sequence: MAFPAAFRRLLALPLVIAALAAATTTATAKPAKAGPFQRYVSLGDSFVSGAYIPHPRPESRGCLRTTGNYPTVLATKLGVQDFADASCIGAFTHHMTTRQDEPSWDIDNPPQFDRLTPDTDLVTITTGGINIGFMQLAIDCALASFGDPLGTPCRKKHTVDGVEQIAKRIETAAPKVREVLAELKRRAPKAKVVMVGYPRLVPPSIGCFPTVPIAFGDVEYLDGLQRKLNTTLAAQAAANGVPFVDVYKASEGRDACQAPDVRWIEGVIPSSPTAPAHPNAAGMKAVADLVHKAVLAKD
- a CDS encoding nSTAND1 domain-containing NTPase — encoded protein: MPRPERPLAEDDSAVARFAAALRELRESAGSPGYRELAKRAHYSVTTLSEAAGGRKLPSLAVALAYAEACGGDRAEWERRWREAEAESLGDAVEPGKDSPYRGLAAFREQDAELFFGREELVADLLDRLGRDRFLVVAGASGAGKSSLLRAGVAHRVATEGLAGRTDWRAVVLVPGTKPLTTWTERLADAIGDVPGDVDARAALSEEPTALPRLVELADVSLLVVIDQFEETFAAEVAEEERAAFLAAVLAARHTRRLRVVLGVRADYLGHCSRHPGLVDAMRDRHVLVGPMTVPELRTAITEPAARTGCTVETALLATLVAEAANEQGGLPLVSHALLETWRRRRGRVLTLSGYEAAGGIRDAVVRTAEAVYARLSEDEAVTARALFLRLVDASEGILRRRVASAELDRENPLNAGVLDAFAAARLLTVDEGAVEIAHEALISSWPRLTGWIAEDREGHRVHQRLAVAAADWNELGRDPSALYRGTRLAVAREWAAGDKVVLSSSEKDFLDASNTTEQAELGLQARRTRQLRQLVAGLAIALVVAVVAGLIVLKQRQDAIDLQQLALSRQLAAEANAVAARDPLAAMRKALDAHATARTEEARSVLLSLASYQANHGLIPRDMRNEPAGAFSPDGSLFAIADGYGVAVWDTRTLAKRLTLVVEGQLLDVNAVAFSRDGARVIAVDAEGRAVTWAVGSGALVANVTGPITGKPLLLSSGGDLMITRGKDAAGVAVWRVDGRQLLHTLLQDVSADHVHVAFSRDGQALFTADHTGRAAKWDARTGGKLAEVKLDKGPLFGIEPAEDGVGVAVGAKDGQLLHWDVRSGQVRSAGTPMRGGIGHLAFFSGGGMLATSGDNGTVALWRTDDLRELVRMPLPRDSGIWRIFSGSGGVIGVVVHDSVVFLRADRLPLLGQDRLGEASLGVRADGTVLSAGNERLLTWSPGRPVDPSRVEFAEPARLTPAQQSAFALVISSLQPLLSPDQRVVVVPAGNKISLVDPATGRAVGSLSAPTSTGFRRVAVSADGSRLAAAHDDSVTVWDLADRRVVTTVPGATFTFALSPDGRRLAWNAEDGLKLANVDGTPVPRQLNDHDTKGGGAIWFSQDGTALAHSEHNAVTLWDTTTGASRGRVAAGRSLTDSLAFSPDGRLVATGHSTGEVLVSEVASGRLITSLRGHRNTVDALAWRPDSAALATGGWDGEVIVWELRPERAVTTLCRFLGEAGRADLPRSCAK